In Oleiharenicola lentus, the following are encoded in one genomic region:
- the nrdR gene encoding transcriptional regulator NrdR has translation MRCPKCTSIEDKVIDSRIARDGNSIRRRRECLECGHRFTTNEEFVRDTLVVVKRDGRQEPFLREKLIGAIRAACHKRPIDNEQITMLVEDVIDAVEARYDSQVPTQAIGEHVMQRLRKMDQVAYVRFASVYKEFRDVSEFVHEISSLAPGASGVTPKPKK, from the coding sequence ATGCGCTGCCCCAAGTGCACCTCCATTGAAGACAAGGTGATCGACTCCCGCATCGCCCGCGACGGCAATTCCATCCGCCGCCGCCGCGAATGCCTGGAATGCGGCCATCGCTTCACAACCAACGAGGAGTTCGTCCGCGACACCCTCGTCGTCGTCAAGCGCGACGGCCGGCAGGAACCCTTCCTCCGCGAAAAACTCATCGGTGCCATCCGCGCCGCCTGCCACAAACGCCCGATCGACAACGAGCAGATCACCATGCTGGTCGAGGACGTGATCGATGCCGTCGAGGCGCGCTACGACAGCCAGGTGCCGACCCAGGCCATTGGCGAACATGTCATGCAGCGTCTCCGCAAGATGGACCAGGTCGCCTATGTCCGCTTCGCCTCGGTGTATAAGGAATTCCGCGACGTGTCGGAGTTCGTCCACGAAATCAGCAGTCTTGCGCCCGGCGCGTCCGGCGTTACACCGAAGCCCAAGAAATGA
- the acpS gene encoding holo-ACP synthase: MSLTLPPGGILIGLGCDLIETDRIRTVLEKHGERFLKRVFTDEERAYCDSLKHPHKHYAARWAAKEAVSKCFTTGIGEHLEWTSVSVYHGSRHEPLARLDAKAQVLLTQVGATHVMLTLSHTESHAMAVAALVKH, from the coding sequence ATGAGCCTCACCCTTCCTCCGGGCGGTATTCTCATCGGACTCGGCTGCGATCTCATCGAGACCGATCGGATCAGGACCGTGCTGGAAAAACACGGCGAGCGCTTCCTCAAGCGTGTTTTTACCGACGAGGAGCGCGCCTACTGCGACTCGCTCAAACACCCGCACAAGCACTATGCCGCGCGCTGGGCGGCGAAGGAGGCCGTGTCCAAGTGTTTCACCACCGGCATCGGGGAACATCTCGAATGGACCTCCGTCTCGGTTTACCACGGTTCACGCCATGAACCGCTGGCCCGACTCGATGCCAAGGCCCAGGTGCTGCTCACCCAGGTCGGGGCGACGCATGTGATGCTGACGCTTTCTCACACCGAGAGCCATGCCATGGCGGTCGCAGCCTTGGTGAAGCATTAA
- a CDS encoding purine-nucleoside phosphorylase, with amino-acid sequence MVSSRWFLLLLFSVTVQRAAELIRPKVIVVSTFEIGLDSGDKPGEFQFWVEREKLDKSLIVPGLDAPVRYNERGVFGVVSGTTVRAGLQILALGLDPRFDLSQTYWLVNGIAGVSPHVATEGSAAWARHVIDGDIAYEIDSREAPADWPYGIMALGNKTPLKTPVIPDWAPKPMAWKLNPDLVEWAYELTKNVELHDTPEAKAHRALYKGFPAALAPPSVVYGDSFGSCRYWHGARMQQWADDWTKLYTSGAGVCAMSNMEDHGIANALQRLGALKKVDFQRVLFLRTGSNFSMPPAGQTAAESMVEEYQGMIPALEAAWRTGSPVVHALVDGWERFATELPAKNR; translated from the coding sequence ATGGTCTCATCCCGCTGGTTCCTCCTGCTTCTTTTTTCTGTCACCGTGCAGCGCGCCGCCGAACTCATTCGCCCGAAAGTCATCGTCGTTTCGACCTTTGAGATCGGATTGGACTCAGGCGACAAGCCCGGCGAGTTTCAATTCTGGGTCGAGCGCGAGAAGCTCGACAAGTCGCTCATCGTGCCGGGACTCGATGCGCCGGTGCGCTACAACGAGCGGGGTGTTTTCGGCGTGGTCTCCGGCACCACGGTGCGTGCCGGCCTGCAGATCCTGGCGCTGGGGCTCGATCCCCGCTTCGACCTTTCGCAAACCTACTGGCTCGTTAATGGCATCGCGGGCGTGAGCCCGCATGTCGCCACCGAGGGCAGCGCGGCCTGGGCGCGGCATGTGATCGACGGTGACATCGCCTACGAAATCGACAGCCGCGAAGCACCGGCCGACTGGCCGTACGGTATTATGGCGCTCGGCAACAAGACGCCGCTCAAGACTCCAGTGATCCCCGACTGGGCGCCGAAACCCATGGCGTGGAAACTAAACCCAGACCTCGTCGAATGGGCTTACGAACTCACGAAGAATGTCGAGTTGCACGACACGCCCGAAGCCAAGGCGCACCGCGCGCTCTACAAAGGCTTCCCGGCGGCGCTCGCCCCTCCGTCGGTTGTCTATGGCGACAGCTTTGGCTCCTGCCGTTACTGGCATGGTGCGCGGATGCAGCAGTGGGCTGACGACTGGACCAAGCTTTACACGAGTGGTGCGGGTGTCTGTGCGATGAGCAACATGGAGGACCACGGCATTGCCAACGCGCTGCAGCGGCTGGGTGCGCTCAAGAAGGTGGATTTTCAACGCGTGCTCTTCCTGCGCACCGGCTCTAATTTCTCCATGCCCCCAGCCGGTCAGACCGCGGCCGAGAGCATGGTCGAGGAATACCAAGGCATGATCCCCGCGCTCGAAGCGGCGTGGCGCACCGGCAGTCCCGTGGTGCACGCGCTCGTGGACGGTTGGGAGCGCTTCGCGACCGAACTGCCGGCCAAGAACCGCTAA
- a CDS encoding glycine zipper domain-containing protein yields the protein MNTYRHFTAAAAGSTLLLSTFFNSGCTTDGSNTERGAIGGAVAGAIIGGIIGHQSGDSEKGMAAGAATGAIIGGVAGNRQDRRISEIQYERRIAEEALAKERAQEDAQRQRMIAQGKAVEDQEILAARQRAEAAEAEVARLKAEEAAALKKAKQLEEFRAREAAAKAEADRIRNGGT from the coding sequence ATGAACACCTATCGTCACTTTACCGCTGCAGCCGCTGGCTCGACCTTGCTGCTCAGCACGTTCTTCAATTCCGGTTGCACCACGGACGGTTCGAACACCGAGCGCGGTGCCATCGGCGGAGCAGTCGCCGGAGCCATCATCGGCGGCATTATCGGCCACCAGTCCGGCGACTCCGAAAAAGGCATGGCCGCCGGTGCAGCCACCGGGGCCATCATCGGCGGCGTGGCGGGCAACCGCCAGGACCGACGCATCTCGGAGATTCAATACGAGCGCCGCATCGCCGAGGAGGCCCTAGCCAAGGAGCGCGCCCAGGAAGACGCCCAACGCCAACGCATGATCGCGCAGGGCAAGGCGGTGGAAGATCAGGAAATTCTCGCCGCCCGCCAGCGTGCCGAAGCCGCCGAGGCCGAGGTTGCCCGCCTGAAGGCCGAGGAGGCCGCTGCCCTCAAGAAAGCCAAGCAGCTTGAGGAGTTCCGCGCGCGCGAAGCCGCCGCCAAGGCCGAAGCCGACCGCATCCGCAACGGCGGCACCTGA
- a CDS encoding histidine triad nucleotide-binding protein, with amino-acid sequence MSKSIFQKIIDREIPAKLAHEDDLCIAIHDISPQAPVHVLVIPKKLIPRVNEATAADQATLGHLLLTAAALAKKLGVAETGYRLVINNGRDGGESVPHLHVHLLGQRPLAWPPG; translated from the coding sequence GTGAGCAAATCGATCTTCCAGAAAATCATCGACCGCGAGATCCCCGCGAAACTCGCACACGAGGACGACCTCTGCATCGCCATCCACGATATCAGTCCGCAAGCCCCCGTGCATGTGCTGGTGATTCCAAAGAAATTGATTCCCCGTGTGAACGAAGCGACTGCCGCCGACCAGGCGACACTCGGCCACCTGCTTCTCACCGCCGCCGCACTGGCCAAGAAGCTGGGCGTCGCCGAGACCGGTTACCGCCTCGTCATCAACAACGGACGCGATGGCGGCGAATCCGTGCCGCATCTCCATGTCCATCTGCTTGGCCAGCGGCCCCTTGCCTGGCCTCCGGGTTGA
- the tgt gene encoding tRNA guanosine(34) transglycosylase Tgt: protein MPSHFQLLKTDTATAARRGRLQTLHGVIETPIFMPVGTQGTVKAVTPVQLREVGAQIILGNTYHLNLRPGSELVRDMGGLHKFMGWDGPILTDSGGFQVFSLSKLRNIQDDGIAFQSHLDGAKLFLGPREVMTIQANLGSDIAMVIDECPPWPCTRDECRAAVDRSYRWAKLCKQIATDNGFLAGGHHVFAIAQGSTYDDLRREAAESLAELDFPGYAVGGVSVGEPEPEMLKQVAATTPFMPAGKPRYTMGLGTPSQILKMIGLGVDMFDCVHPTRVSRNGAAFTPDGMINLRNERYRADSSPLVEGLDNYTCRQFSRAYLRHLVMANEILASTLLTIHNLHFYLDLVAQARARIEAGDFAAWSKAWISRYEAGEASG, encoded by the coding sequence ATGCCCAGCCACTTTCAGTTGTTGAAGACCGACACAGCCACCGCCGCCCGCCGCGGCCGGTTGCAGACTTTGCACGGGGTGATCGAGACGCCGATCTTCATGCCCGTCGGCACCCAAGGCACGGTCAAAGCGGTCACACCCGTTCAGCTGCGGGAGGTCGGCGCTCAGATCATTCTTGGCAACACCTACCACCTCAACCTGCGCCCGGGCTCCGAGCTCGTGCGCGACATGGGCGGCTTGCACAAGTTCATGGGCTGGGACGGTCCGATCCTCACCGACAGTGGCGGCTTCCAAGTCTTCAGTCTTTCAAAGCTGCGTAACATCCAGGACGACGGCATCGCGTTTCAATCGCACCTTGACGGTGCGAAACTGTTCCTGGGGCCCCGCGAGGTCATGACCATCCAGGCTAATCTTGGCTCCGACATCGCCATGGTGATCGACGAGTGTCCACCGTGGCCTTGCACACGGGACGAATGCCGTGCGGCCGTGGATCGCAGCTACCGCTGGGCCAAACTCTGCAAGCAGATCGCCACGGACAACGGGTTTCTCGCGGGTGGGCATCACGTCTTCGCCATCGCGCAGGGTTCGACCTACGATGACCTGCGCCGTGAGGCGGCCGAGTCGCTGGCGGAGTTGGATTTTCCCGGCTACGCTGTCGGCGGCGTGAGCGTGGGTGAACCCGAGCCCGAGATGCTCAAGCAGGTGGCCGCGACCACCCCTTTCATGCCGGCGGGCAAACCCCGCTACACCATGGGCCTTGGCACACCATCGCAGATCTTGAAGATGATCGGGTTGGGCGTGGATATGTTCGATTGCGTGCACCCGACGCGCGTCTCGCGCAACGGCGCGGCCTTCACGCCTGATGGCATGATCAATCTGCGCAACGAGCGCTACCGCGCTGATTCAAGCCCACTGGTCGAAGGACTGGACAACTACACCTGCCGCCAGTTCAGCCGCGCCTACCTGCGTCATCTCGTGATGGCCAACGAGATCCTAGCGAGCACGTTGCTTACCATCCACAACCTGCATTTCTACCTCGATCTTGTCGCGCAAGCCCGCGCCCGCATTGAGGCCGGCGACTTCGCCGCCTGGAGCAAGGCGTGGATCTCGCGCTACGAGGCGGGCGAGGCGTCCGGCTGA
- a CDS encoding pyridoxine 5'-phosphate synthase has protein sequence MILLGVNIDHAATLRQARYRQVQAGFGGLIEPDPVALAGLCEKAGADGITVHLREDRRHIQDEDVSLLAASKSTRLNLEMACTSAMTELALKLRPHSVCLVPESREEITTEGGLDVVKHREKVARVTDAMNAAGIKTSLFIDPDPEQIEMSAKLKAPWIELHTGAYANAYHNPERAREFARLMAGAIMGHQLGLVVNAGHGINYVNITEVRTIPHLHELNIGHSIISRALFTGIDEAVRTMKALMNP, from the coding sequence ATGATTCTCCTCGGCGTCAACATCGACCATGCCGCAACCCTCCGCCAGGCTCGCTATCGGCAGGTGCAGGCCGGTTTTGGCGGATTGATTGAGCCCGATCCGGTCGCGCTTGCCGGACTCTGTGAAAAAGCCGGGGCCGACGGCATCACAGTGCACCTGCGGGAGGACCGTCGCCACATCCAGGATGAGGACGTTAGCCTTCTGGCGGCTTCCAAATCGACGCGGCTCAATCTCGAGATGGCCTGCACCTCGGCCATGACGGAACTAGCCCTTAAATTGCGACCTCACTCCGTGTGCCTCGTGCCCGAGAGCCGCGAGGAGATTACCACCGAAGGTGGGCTCGACGTGGTGAAACACCGCGAAAAGGTCGCGCGCGTGACCGATGCCATGAACGCGGCCGGCATCAAGACCAGTCTCTTTATCGATCCTGATCCCGAGCAAATCGAGATGTCGGCTAAACTGAAAGCGCCGTGGATCGAGCTGCATACCGGCGCCTACGCCAACGCCTACCACAACCCGGAACGCGCACGTGAGTTTGCCCGCTTGATGGCCGGTGCAATTATGGGCCACCAACTGGGGCTCGTGGTCAATGCCGGTCACGGCATCAACTACGTCAACATCACCGAAGTGCGCACGATTCCACATCTGCACGAGCTCAACATCGGCCACAGTATCATCAGCCGTGCCCTGTTCACCGGTATCGACGAAGCGGTGCGCACGATGAAGGCCCTCATGAATCCATGA
- a CDS encoding anthranilate synthase component II — MLLVIDNYDSFTFNLVQYFGQLGVNMRVFRNDELTPADAERLNPDRVLISPGPCSPSEAGASLDIIKTFAGKRPVLGVCLGHQSIGQLFGGKVIRAPMQMHGKLSPIQHGGRGVFKGLPSPFTATRYHSLIVERSTLPECLEITAETADGVIMGLQHKQFSVHGVQFHPESIATEGGMQILKNFLALN, encoded by the coding sequence GTGCTGCTAGTCATCGACAACTACGATTCCTTCACGTTCAACTTGGTCCAATATTTTGGGCAGTTGGGCGTAAACATGCGGGTCTTCCGTAACGACGAGCTCACGCCCGCCGACGCTGAGCGCCTCAACCCGGACCGCGTGCTGATTTCGCCCGGGCCCTGCTCGCCGTCCGAAGCCGGTGCAAGTCTCGACATCATAAAGACTTTTGCCGGCAAGAGGCCGGTGCTTGGCGTGTGTCTCGGCCACCAGTCCATCGGCCAACTTTTCGGTGGGAAAGTCATTCGCGCGCCGATGCAAATGCACGGCAAGCTCTCGCCCATTCAACACGGCGGACGGGGCGTTTTCAAAGGCCTGCCCTCCCCCTTCACGGCCACCCGTTACCACTCGCTGATTGTCGAGCGGTCCACGCTGCCGGAATGCCTCGAAATCACGGCCGAAACCGCCGATGGTGTGATCATGGGCCTGCAGCATAAACAATTCTCGGTCCACGGTGTCCAATTTCACCCCGAATCCATCGCCACCGAAGGAGGCATGCAGATTCTCAAAAACTTCCTCGCCCTGAACTGA
- a CDS encoding NAD(P)H-hydrate dehydratase: MDRVPSHPVLSCAEAKAWEKNLLPDETAEWAAMQRAGVALAEAVAGDYREIGGMPEDARLLVLAGKGHNGGDALLAARALLSDRPEARAVVVLCFGDKALRPLAGRSLDWVRCDAAGRVEMMPAEQALAPEQRYALCLDGIYGFQFRAPMDAASRALLTAVNEHRGIRLRAAVDLPSGVAETNADTIFRADFTYATGIVKQPVFSAQATTSVGRLRYLDLGFFALGEPGGTKERVLTKAGLGPLGVLRPAQSDKRTFGHLLVVGGSRSYPGAVVLSVRAALRSGVGLVTAYVPERLAPEYAARHPEAMWVGCPETTAGSMAAGTVALIRERLSRATALLVGPGLGAESETIGWVANLAADSSVPLVLDADALRAEVVAGIRNQAFVCTPHAGEFQRIGPRLFADEKFTAPRGVLVLKGPMTRITDGNTIYHSPFGGPVLARGGSGDILAGLIGGLLAQAPGDPLLAACRGTVWHGRAADLLARTRGQVAVELSEILEQLGPALIS; encoded by the coding sequence GTGGATCGCGTGCCTTCCCACCCGGTCCTCAGTTGTGCCGAGGCGAAGGCCTGGGAAAAGAACCTGTTGCCCGACGAGACCGCCGAGTGGGCCGCCATGCAGCGTGCCGGCGTGGCCTTGGCCGAGGCGGTGGCTGGGGATTATCGTGAGATCGGCGGTATGCCCGAAGACGCCCGTTTGCTGGTTCTGGCGGGCAAGGGACACAATGGCGGCGATGCGCTTTTGGCGGCGCGGGCGCTCTTGTCGGACCGACCCGAGGCGCGCGCCGTCGTGGTGTTGTGTTTTGGTGATAAAGCCCTGCGTCCGCTGGCCGGCCGCTCCTTGGATTGGGTGCGGTGCGATGCCGCCGGCCGGGTGGAGATGATGCCGGCGGAACAGGCACTGGCACCGGAGCAGCGCTACGCGCTTTGTCTCGATGGAATTTACGGTTTTCAGTTCCGTGCGCCGATGGATGCCGCGAGCCGGGCATTACTCACCGCCGTGAACGAGCACCGTGGCATCCGGCTCAGAGCCGCCGTGGACCTTCCTAGCGGCGTCGCGGAGACAAACGCAGATACGATCTTCCGGGCCGATTTCACCTACGCCACCGGAATCGTGAAGCAGCCGGTTTTTTCCGCGCAAGCCACCACCAGCGTCGGACGACTGCGGTATCTCGATCTGGGATTTTTCGCGCTCGGTGAACCGGGTGGAACCAAGGAGCGAGTGCTCACGAAGGCTGGTTTGGGGCCGCTGGGTGTGCTGCGGCCAGCGCAATCCGACAAACGCACCTTCGGGCATCTGCTGGTCGTTGGCGGCTCGCGTAGCTATCCCGGGGCCGTGGTGCTGTCGGTGCGGGCGGCCTTGCGCAGCGGTGTCGGCTTGGTGACGGCATATGTGCCTGAGCGCCTTGCGCCCGAGTATGCGGCCCGGCATCCAGAGGCGATGTGGGTGGGGTGTCCCGAGACTACTGCTGGCAGCATGGCCGCTGGGACAGTGGCTTTGATCCGCGAGCGGTTGTCCCGTGCAACCGCCCTGCTCGTCGGTCCGGGACTGGGCGCGGAAAGCGAAACCATCGGCTGGGTGGCGAATCTTGCAGCCGACTCCTCGGTGCCGCTGGTACTCGACGCGGATGCGCTGCGCGCCGAGGTGGTGGCGGGAATCAGAAACCAGGCCTTTGTCTGCACTCCGCATGCGGGGGAGTTCCAACGGATAGGCCCGCGGCTATTCGCGGATGAAAAGTTCACCGCGCCCCGTGGCGTGCTGGTGCTCAAGGGGCCCATGACCCGGATCACGGACGGTAACACGATCTATCACAGTCCATTCGGCGGGCCGGTGCTGGCGCGCGGAGGGAGCGGGGACATTCTGGCGGGATTGATCGGCGGCTTGCTGGCGCAAGCTCCCGGAGATCCGTTGCTGGCGGCCTGCCGGGGCACGGTTTGGCATGGACGCGCGGCCGATTTGTTGGCTCGCACCCGGGGGCAGGTGGCCGTAGAGCTTTCGGAAATCCTCGAGCAGCTCGGGCCGGCGCTCATTTCCTGA
- the dprA gene encoding DNA-processing protein DprA, protein MPDTPSERQAFMVLNDLPNIGPITLNRLLTEFGGDPCAILGSDKRRLESVRGVGPETSASLQNWRTHFDLPREEERLAQAGAVFITTRDVGYPRMLKEIHDPPIGLYRKGGYLFEQPCVAIVGSRRTTLYGQSVAKKLGAELARLGFCVVSGLARGIDTAAHEGALSVGGKTAAVLGTGIDIIYPSENLGLYRKIAETGAILTEFPFGRKADKQSFAMRNRIVSGISEAIVVVESDVSGGAMITARFAGEQGRLIFAVPGRIDQATSHGCHQLIRDGATLLTGVDDILSELNYLDGLRPQPVREEGKPSMLEKLMPQLDEKERRVLDAFCGGAILGIDSLSVATALPASELSSALMMLELKKLVQKRADGSFEARNS, encoded by the coding sequence ATGCCAGACACCCCCTCCGAGCGACAGGCGTTCATGGTGCTGAACGACCTGCCCAACATCGGCCCCATCACGCTCAACCGCTTGCTCACCGAGTTCGGCGGCGACCCCTGCGCAATTCTCGGTTCAGACAAACGCCGGCTCGAATCCGTGCGTGGTGTCGGTCCCGAGACCAGCGCGTCGCTGCAGAACTGGCGCACACATTTCGATCTGCCGCGGGAGGAGGAACGACTCGCGCAGGCCGGTGCGGTTTTCATCACCACGCGAGATGTAGGCTACCCGAGGATGCTGAAGGAAATCCATGATCCGCCCATCGGTCTCTACCGCAAGGGCGGTTACCTGTTCGAGCAGCCGTGCGTCGCCATCGTGGGCAGCCGGCGCACGACGCTCTACGGCCAGTCCGTGGCGAAGAAACTCGGCGCCGAGTTGGCGCGCCTTGGCTTCTGCGTGGTGAGCGGCCTCGCCCGGGGTATAGATACCGCAGCACACGAAGGGGCGCTGTCGGTCGGCGGAAAGACGGCGGCGGTGCTAGGCACCGGCATCGACATCATCTACCCGTCGGAGAATCTCGGACTATACCGAAAGATCGCCGAGACCGGGGCGATCCTTACGGAGTTTCCGTTCGGACGAAAGGCCGACAAGCAGTCCTTCGCCATGCGCAATCGCATCGTCTCCGGCATCAGCGAGGCGATCGTGGTGGTGGAGAGCGACGTTTCCGGCGGTGCCATGATCACCGCCCGGTTTGCGGGTGAGCAGGGGCGGCTGATCTTTGCCGTGCCCGGCCGCATTGACCAGGCAACCAGCCACGGCTGCCACCAACTCATCCGCGATGGCGCGACGCTGCTCACGGGCGTGGATGACATCCTGTCGGAGTTGAATTACCTCGACGGGTTGCGCCCGCAGCCCGTACGGGAGGAAGGCAAGCCTAGCATGCTGGAAAAGCTAATGCCGCAGCTCGACGAGAAGGAACGCCGCGTGCTGGATGCATTCTGCGGAGGTGCGATTCTCGGTATAGACTCCTTGTCCGTAGCAACAGCACTGCCGGCATCGGAGCTGTCGTCTGCCTTGATGATGCTGGAGCTGAAGAAGCTCGTGCAGAAGCGGGCCGACGGCTCCTTTGAGGCACGGAACTCGTGA
- a CDS encoding transglutaminase family protein yields the protein MKLHVLHRTRFKYGANVHESFNEARLQPTSAGAQICHSFVLKVLPTTRLSHYLDFNLNCVHLFEINQPHNELTVEANSVVTTGEKPALPPELTPAPMSRLPECARLDRCYDFLQSSTYVEVSAELWRLAIDATEGQTDMWQAARAIMAYVHREFHYQSGATHAHTHMRDVLKTRAGVCQDFAHVMLGLCRALKIPARYVSGYLYNGPADQLKGAQASHAWVEVYVLGHGWCGLDPTNNRAADVHYVKVANGRDFADVSPLKGTYRGTAKRELLVDVLVSRLEESEPTPSAAPATATAG from the coding sequence ATGAAACTGCACGTCCTCCACCGCACCCGCTTCAAATACGGGGCTAACGTCCACGAAAGCTTCAACGAAGCCCGGCTCCAGCCCACGAGCGCTGGCGCACAGATCTGCCACAGTTTCGTGCTCAAGGTGCTGCCCACGACGCGCCTGTCGCACTACCTCGATTTCAACCTGAACTGCGTCCACCTCTTCGAGATCAACCAGCCGCACAACGAGCTGACGGTCGAGGCCAACTCCGTCGTCACCACCGGCGAAAAACCCGCGCTACCCCCGGAGCTCACCCCCGCACCGATGAGCCGCTTGCCGGAATGCGCGCGACTCGACCGCTGCTACGACTTCCTCCAGTCGAGCACTTACGTCGAGGTTTCCGCCGAACTCTGGCGGCTCGCCATCGACGCCACCGAGGGCCAGACGGACATGTGGCAGGCCGCCCGCGCGATCATGGCGTATGTCCACCGCGAGTTTCACTACCAGAGCGGCGCCACCCACGCGCACACGCACATGCGCGACGTGCTCAAGACTCGCGCCGGCGTTTGTCAGGACTTTGCCCACGTCATGCTCGGCCTCTGCCGCGCATTGAAGATCCCGGCGCGCTACGTCAGCGGTTACCTTTACAACGGCCCCGCCGACCAGCTCAAGGGCGCTCAGGCGAGCCACGCTTGGGTTGAGGTCTACGTGCTCGGCCACGGCTGGTGCGGGCTCGACCCCACCAACAATCGCGCGGCCGACGTTCACTACGTGAAGGTCGCGAATGGCCGGGACTTCGCCGACGTTTCTCCGTTGAAGGGCACTTACCGCGGCACGGCCAAGCGCGAGCTCTTGGTGGACGTGCTCGTCTCGCGCTTGGAAGAATCCGAGCCGACGCCGTCCGCCGCTCCGGCCACCGCAACGGCCGGGTAA
- a CDS encoding VC0807 family protein has product MTASAATPPPKENLLLNLACNVAAPAIILSKLTEQLGARNALITALAFPLAYGAYDLVRRRTFNFLSALGFTSTLATGGLGLLKLEPFWFAVKEAVVPTLIGLTVLVSQWTKRPLVRTMMFNDQVINVPRVEAALDERNQRPAFLSLLKTSSWLLAGSFALSAVLNFVLARIIITAMPETAEFNAQLGRLTWLSYIVIMVPSMVIMIYALWRLIKGLESLSGLTLDEILHQQPPPEKK; this is encoded by the coding sequence ATGACCGCCTCCGCCGCCACACCGCCGCCGAAAGAAAACCTGCTGCTGAACCTCGCCTGCAACGTTGCGGCACCGGCGATCATCCTCTCCAAGCTCACCGAACAGCTGGGGGCGCGGAACGCGCTGATCACCGCCCTCGCATTTCCGCTGGCCTATGGCGCCTACGACCTGGTGCGACGCCGGACTTTCAACTTCCTGTCGGCACTCGGATTTACGAGCACGTTGGCCACGGGTGGATTGGGACTGTTGAAACTTGAACCTTTCTGGTTCGCAGTGAAAGAAGCGGTGGTGCCCACGCTCATCGGCCTGACCGTGCTGGTCTCGCAGTGGACGAAACGTCCGCTGGTGCGCACGATGATGTTCAACGATCAGGTGATTAACGTGCCGCGGGTCGAGGCTGCTCTGGATGAGCGCAACCAACGTCCGGCTTTCCTTAGTCTCCTCAAAACTTCCTCGTGGCTGCTCGCTGGCTCGTTCGCCCTGAGCGCGGTGCTGAACTTTGTGCTCGCCCGCATCATCATCACCGCAATGCCGGAGACCGCCGAATTCAACGCGCAACTCGGACGACTGACCTGGCTAAGCTACATCGTGATCATGGTGCCGAGCATGGTGATCATGATTTATGCGCTCTGGCGACTGATCAAGGGACTGGAATCCCTCAGCGGGCTAACGCTAGACGAGATTCTGCACCAGCAGCCGCCACCGGAAAAGAAATAG
- a CDS encoding UDP-glucuronic acid decarboxylase family protein, with product MRILVTGGAGFLGSHLCDRLLKDGHEVICLDNFFTGAKANIAHLLGRPDFELVRHDVIDPFKYEVDQIYNLACPASPPHYQYNPIKTTKTSVMGAINCLGLAKRVRARVFQASTSEVYGDPSVHPQPESYWGNVNPIGRRSCYDEGKRVAETLFFDYHRENKVDIRIVRIFNTYGPRMHPNDGRVVSNFIVQALKGENLTIYGDGKQTRSFCYVDDLIEGFIRLMNQNETVGPVNIGNPGEFTMLELAQNVLKLTKSKSKIVHKPLPTDDPKQRQPDITLARKYLKWEPKVPLAEGLRKTIAYFKTKV from the coding sequence ATGCGTATCCTCGTCACCGGCGGAGCCGGCTTCCTTGGTTCTCATCTCTGCGACCGTCTGCTGAAGGACGGCCATGAGGTCATCTGCCTCGACAACTTCTTCACCGGGGCGAAGGCCAACATCGCCCATCTGCTCGGGCGCCCTGACTTCGAACTGGTGCGCCACGATGTGATCGATCCCTTCAAATACGAGGTGGACCAGATCTACAACCTCGCCTGCCCGGCCTCGCCGCCGCACTACCAATACAACCCCATCAAAACCACGAAGACCTCGGTCATGGGGGCGATCAACTGTCTCGGCCTCGCCAAGCGCGTGCGGGCGCGCGTTTTTCAGGCGAGCACTTCGGAGGTCTATGGTGATCCCTCGGTTCACCCGCAGCCTGAGAGCTACTGGGGCAACGTGAATCCCATCGGCCGCCGCTCCTGCTACGACGAGGGCAAGCGCGTAGCGGAGACTCTCTTCTTCGACTACCACCGCGAGAACAAGGTGGATATCCGCATCGTCCGCATCTTCAACACCTACGGTCCGCGCATGCATCCGAACGACGGCCGCGTCGTCTCGAATTTCATCGTGCAGGCGCTCAAGGGCGAAAACCTAACCATTTACGGAGACGGCAAACAGACGCGTTCCTTCTGCTACGTGGACGATCTGATCGAGGGGTTTATCCGCCTGATGAACCAGAACGAGACCGTCGGTCCGGTGAACATCGGCAATCCCGGCGAGTTCACGATGCTCGAGCTTGCGCAGAACGTGCTGAAGCTCACGAAGAGCAAATCGAAGATCGTGCATAAGCCGCTGCCGACCGACGATCCGAAGCAGCGCCAGCCCGATATCACGCTCGCCCGGAAGTACCTCAAATGGGAGCCCAAGGTCCCGCTCGCCGAAGGTCTCAGGAAGACCATCGCCTACTTCAAGACTAAGGTTTAA